The sequence ATTCGACCTCCAACACGGAGTGCATTGTCCTGCACAAACGGGCTCAAATTACTGATTTTGTTGCAGGGCTCTCCTTTTTTTGCACGAATAATATCGTCTAGTAATACTtgctgttgaacgataattacgATCATATGTAGTGACGTTCTGAGTTCTGCTACGGTGGGAGAGTCATTCAATGTTCGATTAGTTGGATTCCTAATGCGACAATTGTGTATAAAACGTCGAACGTATGCGAAAATACGCTGCAGTTTGCGGAACGAACTATATTTTTTAAACAACGGAAGATCATCTTGATTGTACAATGTCATTACCATCACTGAAACCGTTTTAACGTCTGGCAAGTTGCAATCAGGAACATCGATTGAAGATGGTGGTGAATACTCATGTAGTTTCAAAAATTGTGGTCCTTCCCAGTACAAGCTATTATTTTTCAGAAGTTCAGGTGATTGCCCTCTAGAGATTACGTCGGCTGGATTATCCTTTGATTGCACATAGGACCAAAGGAAATTTCCTTCTAGAATCTCGAGAACTCTACATTGAACAAATGATTTCAATGTGGATGTGGGTTTGTGTAACCATGCTAGAACTATTTGACTATCTGACCACATACGAATAACAGAAAAGTTCATTTTTAAGGATGAAATAACCTTAATAACTAGTCGATACAGTAATAGAGCGGCACATAGTTCCTTTCGAGGAATTGTCATTTGTTTGAGGGGAGCTATCTTAGATTTAGCGCAAAGCAATTTCATGGTGGGAAGATTGTTAGCATCAATAACGCGGACATATAAACATGCCCCATAGGCAATTGACGAAGCATCAGCAAATCCGTGCAACTCGTACCGAAGAGAATTGACTGATGTTACTAGTCTTGGCACATTTAATTGATTTATTTGTGGCAAAGACGAAGAAAACTGGAGCCAGAGTTCTAGAAGATCTCCTTCCAAGGGTGAGTCCCAATCAATCTTCTCTACCCAAGTTTTCTGCATTATTTGTTTAGCAATGACTATGATTGGAGACAGGAGTCCTAATGGATCAAACAGTTTGGCGATAGTAGAAAATATTAACCTTTTGGTAATTAGTTGATCAGTTGGCGGGGGgtcagcagaaaataaaaattcatcgGACGATGGATTCCAGATTAAACCAAGCGTTTTAATGACGTGGTTAGCTGAAATTTGATCCAAACAAACTAATTTTTCACGATcagaatcaggaatattttcgaGAAGAGCTTCATTGTTAGCACACCATTTATGTATTGGAAATCCGCCCATACTAAGCAATGAACGAAGTTGTCGTTGACATTCTACCGCTTGTGGAATTGTGTCTGCACCGGTCAATATATCGTCTACATAACAATCTTCGAGAATTATGCGTGCGGCTAATGGAAAGTTCGAACCTTCATCGTTGCACAATTGTACCAACGATCGTGTAGCGAGAAAAGGTGCCGAAGCTGTGCCATACGTTACGGTTTTCAACTCTAAGACACGAAGCTTTTCGTTACTATTTGTGCGCCAAAATATGCGTTGTACGGAAgtttgatcaggttgtaccagaaTTTGCCTATACATTTTGGCTATGTCGGCAGTGAATACAAATGCAAATCGACGAAAatgcaaaagtattgtcaataaatCATTTTGAACTACTGGTCCTATATGTAGGACGTCATTCAAAGACTTCGAAGAAGGCGATGACTTAGCTGAAGCGTTAAACACTACTCTAAGTTTTGTGCTTGAACTAGTTGGACGAACTACGGCGTGATGTGGCATGTAATATTTGAGTTTTCCAGGCAAATCTTTTCCTTCGTCTACTTCTTTACAATGTCCTAAAGACTCgtattcttgaataaatttaGAGTACTCGTTATGCAACTCGGGATTGCGCAAAAATCGTTTTTCGAGATACAAAAACCTACGCAAAGCTAGCGCTCGATTGTCGTCTAATTGAGACATATTATCGCGGAAAGGTAATTCTACAATATAGCGACCGGATTCATTTCGCTTATAAGTCTTGAGAAATATTTCCTCGCATTCCTGTTCTTCTTCGTTAACAGACGGTTTTTCTACCAGTTCTTCTATTTCCCAAAATCGCCGAATCATTTCATTTACGGATTCAGTTGATACGGAATAAACGCCTTGAGTATTAACGACAACATCTGATTCCTCACATACTTCACCGGAAACAACCCATCCCAGCTCTGTTTCACGAATCTCGGGTAAACCAATTGGCACAGATAAGCATCCCGGCCTCATTAGGGAAAAGAAATGTTTAATGCCAATTAATAAATCTATTTCTGATGGTACGTGAAATTGTGGGTCAGCTAGGTGTATGTCTTGTGGAATATTCCATTTTGAGATATCGATCGATTTGTTAGGTAGTGGATTAGTGATACTTGGAACTATTAGACATGTCATTGAAGTTTTGTATTCATTATAATGGGAATGTAATTCAATTGTAACGAGACCTTTCGTTTTGGTTCTAGAATTGCTAACACCCACAATTTCCACGCTCACGGGAATAGCTTCAATCCCTAGTTTGTAAAACATTTTGCTTGATATAAGGTTTGTTTGCGCTCCACAATCTAGAAAAGCGCGACAGGGAATAGGTTGGCCATGCTTGTCAATTAGATTAACGATAGCTGTTAGTAATATTACGTTCGGAAATTGTTTTCCACTTAAACAGGTAGACGATGAGACAGACATTGATTGAACCTTATTTATTTGCTTGCTGGATTGATCGAGGGGAATAGAGTTATTGTAATGTGTAGGATCTGTATTAGAACTCTGAGGTGTGGAGGAATCTTCGGGCATATTATGGTATTGATGGAGAAGGGTATGGTGTCGTTTTTGGCATTTGGTACAGCAGTTTTTTGATGCGCAGTCAGCAAAACGATGCCCACGACGAAGGCAGTTATAGCACAACTGCAATTCTCTTACCTTCATGAGCCGTTGAGTTATCGAGCTTTTACGAAAATCAGGACACTGAAAATTTGGATGGTTATTTCCACAGATCTGGCAAAGGTAATTATAGTCTTCAGATATTGTAGTATGAATCTTCACACTAGCAGATTTAGAGGATTGAATGAACTTTGATTGAGTAATCATACAGGGATAATCATATTCGCAACGCTCAAGAACACGACATTGATCCTTGAGGAACTGTAAAGTATCGTCTAGGTTTGGAAGCTCACCATGTTGCAGTGTTCTCTCCCATTGTTTGCGTGTAACGGGATCAAGGCATGAGGTTAATAATTTGACTATTATCAAAGCACTAGAGCCGTCAACAGCTTGATTCAGAAATTTCAAGCCTTCTATATGTCGATTACATGTTTCAATAAGCGCGTAACTCAGAATGGGATTCTTTAttcatttttctcatattaaGAAGGCCAGTAATGTGTGTGTCTACTATAACGCGTTTGTTCTCAAAACGCTCAACCAATATTTGCCAGGCGTGGTCATAATTATTATCCACCAGAATCTGTGAATCAATAATTCCGGCAGCTGCACCGATCAGAGCTTTATCAAGATAATGCAATTCAATCGCATCGGAATCAGAACAACGACCTATGATGTCGGTGAACATCGCCTTAAAACGAGGCCAATTTTCATAACTGCCATCAAATGTGGGAATTGGGGCTTTAAGAGGTTGTTGTTGTACAATTACTTGTGTAGGAACAGTAGAACTATTGGGCACAATAGGTGCAACTGCGCTGGATGAGGGTGTAATACAAAGTGATTCAATCAGACATTCAACACGCACCATGGCATCTGTATGGATGGTTTCAAATTCAGACATTTTTTCATCTTGGTTTTCAATTTTCGGGGTAGGGACTAATACGAGTATTTCTTTATGGAGTGTGTTGAATTCACTGTAATATGCGTCGAGCTTCTTAGAGAATACTCTCAACATAGGGAGACTCACCTGAGAAATATCATTTTCTGCTTTTTCTACTTGCTTGAGGATTGCGGTGACTTTGGCCTTCACTTGACCACGTTGGTGTATGAGCGGCTTTACGTCGTCCATTCTGGTTGGTTTGCTTCTCTCTGGAGTGTATGCCAGCGGCATCGGGAAATCAGATTCAATGAGCAGCTCTCAATTGAAACTAGGAGTTGATTAGCAATAAGAATTGGTTTGGCACTTGTTTTTCACACTTTTTGCATTGTCACTAAAGTTTCTCTTCAAACTATTCTTGAAAAGTTCACTATTTGTTAATCTTCAATCACTTTCGAAAGATAGTTTCATCATTTAATTTATATGGATTCGCACATTATCACACACTGCTGGtatccggctcgaaggaccatTATGTTGGCTTCCGCCAACGTTTGATGAAAGCAAGTGCTCAACTGATACCTACTTGAATACTTTCATCTCTTGGAGCACCACCGGGAGGACGGCGAACAATTTGTTTAATGACTTTCAGTAAGGTGCATCTGAATATCGAAGAACTCTCTGCAGGGGATGCAACGACGGTACTGACGCATTAAAACAATTTCGATCGGAGAAAGGTCACTGGAAGAAATCGAAAGCAAGCGGAAGACAAAACCGCTCTGGCCGAGAGCGTTTCCACCGGCAGTCACTTGTGTCCTGGCTGTAGACCGTTCGAAAGCACCAGAAGAATTGTTCGGATGAATGATTAGTTCACTTGTTTCTGCTTTTAATGTTTTCTATtcgaaagttaaaaaaatactgaCTTTACATCTATTGAAAATGTGTATTTATAGCTGAATCGGCTGTATTGTCTGATGTATCCTGGCTTCCCATTGGCTGCAGTGGGAGAATGAGCGGGAGTGATGGTATTGCTATTTGTTGCTTTGTGTAGTTGACGGGCGAGAGACGCGGCATTTCCCTCCACTGAATGGATCATtctcgaacgttcctcattgatGTGTTGGTGTGTGAGTGAATTGAATGAAAGGTTGACGCTTCGCTTGCTGCGAATGGAAGGTTAACGCTTCGCTGTTGCGAACaaccattatttgaaatgtgCACTAAAGTGTTCTAAAGAGCATCGAACCACTAATCCTTTAAAGATTGACACAATAGATGGCGGAACCTAAAAGATTAGAAAACAGGTGGAAAAGTATGACAAGTTATGTAAAATTGTGGAAAAGTTTGCAGTAACAGACATTTCTGATGACATTACGGGTGTTGCATTAATATTAGAAGACTATTACAATAATTATATTCATTTTGTTCCATGAACGTCTTTCTTTTTGTGATTCCCTACTTTACATGTTCAAGAATGGTCTTTATCAACTTTATGAAGACATTATTTTATGTTACAAAATAACACACGATATTCCGGGCAAACGGGTAGATCACAGGTTTGAGTGCCGTCCGGCCTCGCTACTGCTCGATCGGACCTAAAAAAGGCAAACAAACTTTGTTTAAGTAAACCGGGCGAACGAGTGGATCACAGGttcgtatgcaagaggccggcgcttccgacggcggatcAGCGGCCGATTCGGGTTGTCGGAAACCTCGGCGGCTTGTTATAACATATTCGACTTTCTGTCGCAGTCGACCTGTTGATACATTCAACGTTCTGTGACTTTCGATATTTTGTCATTCGACTTTTTTTCGTTCGACGTTTTGTCATTCGACGTTTTAGTATAAAAccatataaataaatattctACATAACGCTCAGACCCTGTTAATTATTGAAGTACTTTTTGGTATGTATTTGCACCAACACTTCCAAAATACGTAATTACAGTGTACACTCTCAAAGATTTCGATTACTTTCAATCAtattaaaaagcatcattcttcATTTAGAACTCTTGTTCGCTCATTCTTCttgaagaactagttctttaaaACTATGTGGTATAGAAACATTTTCCACTGATTTTGCGGAAACTTTGCTTTTTCTAGATAAAGCGAAGTTTCGATTTCACTGCGATCCTTCGACTGTAGGCCGAATCATTAACAAAGGTCAAATTATTAGACTAGAGGGATGAGATGAATTTAGGTTTATAATCTAACTGTATTGAAAAATATAACTTCATAAATTGAGTCTATGGGCGTACCTTCAAAGTTAttataatatttattgtttttcaTTTATACATAAATTGTTGTTATGTATATAaacagtttgtttaaaaaattatgtattaaggaatgaaattcaaaaatgttCGCAGAATTTTGTTATTGTATTTATACACACTACTCTCGAAaagaaaacaagttttttttaaatgaatgaatctacttaaaaaatcgatttattttcggATATTCAATATGTCATTGTCATCAGAAATTTGATTTGCTCACTTTTCGTAGGTCCGTAACAAAAAGTCGAATCCTATTGCAACGTGCATCGATGTAAGTTGGTTTGCCCATCACCTAACAAGTCTTGTAAACTACAAGAATTCAGAATTCGCTGTTGAAATTCAAGTTTTTCATATTCACTGGCATTCACATCAAagaattgatttattgattttgtaAAAATGCAACAAAATCAGGAGTTCACTGAGGAAGCTTAAATATATCTTAAACAGAATTATTTAATGTAGTTGCCGTATTAAACAAAGTTCAGATACAACTGAGGTGGATTTGTCTATTCGCTATTTGTGAGGTACTAATGATTGTATTGTTTCTAATAAACTGTTACAGACCAAAGGAATAGGTATTATCTAGTGTCGCATAGTTAGTGTTTAAGAACAAGCTGTCTTAAGTTCATCAACTATGGCGCATTCTGATGGTTGAAGATGCGTAAACCAATTTTCGGCATGGGAAAGTAGTAAATCTGAATACATTCGACCCGTTCTTTGAAGGATAATACGACTTCTTTAGCTTTGCTTTGAAAAAcgtgtttccaaaaaaaaaagaacttcaACGTGCAATGCTTCGTTCATGGTTTGATGTTCAAAATCATTACAGTATATGCATCTATAGGATGTAATCTACTGTCACTCAGTTGTTACTTTTGGCAGTAAAAATTTGTGTATGTAATTTTCGCTGCAAATGCATTTCGTTCCTCTCTATATTAGTCTGCTGAATTGTGTATATCTAATCACTTTTCCCGAAATTCAAAGCATTTTTTTGTGCGCTGTTCggagatgaaaatgaaaatatacaatattttttatcattCGGAACTGAAAACTattaattgtttagatcttgtgGAACGATTAACAATTTTGCAACGAGTGATATCAATTTTCTCCCCAACATTTATTTTTTCCGGTAtaagtacttttttgtaaactttAAACGAGCCCCGTGAATCATGAATGTTATGATTCCTtatcaataatttatttaggTTAACACTATCTAGCAGTGAGCGGTATTTTCATTGCGAAGAAACATCAAAATGAGTGGCGTATGCACATTGAGTGgggtgtacgttatttggccgaattttgtttggcataactttgtttggcataacttttgtttggcataaatctATTTGGCATACTGTCGTttgggaaaaaataaaaaatatatactgtttcatttggcataattgttgtttggcataattttcatttgACATAATTTCAATTGTGCATATTTTCTTTTGATTCGTTTTATTCTGGGTGTGATTTAAAAGGTTGAAATACATAACGGCCTGAAACACTTGGATTATAGGTTTTCCGATTAGTGTTCCGATTAGTGATTGGACGACTCGGACTGCATTACCTCGGTGGCTTGGCGCCGCCGAGGTTGCCTTGTCCTCGTTGTGGTttaaaactagaaaataaatacaaaatgcggcttcgccgccttgcggttttttaatgcgaGGCCAaaggatagctcctagctttgaatagaccgggcaaacgagtggATTACAGGTTTGTCTGCGGGGgcagccgcttccgacggcgggtcggcggccgactcagccggcgtcgcctcggtgGCTGAGTGCCACCGAGCCTCCTTGGCTTCGTTTATGTGGCTGCGTCACATTGATAAACACATAACAAAGATATTCCTTTAAAATCGAGAGTAAGGATCGAGCACTAATCGGAAATACTCCCTGAATAAATAGAATATCTAAAGAAAATATGCACAATTGAAATTATGCCAGACgaaaattatgccaaacaacAGTTACGCCAAATGAAATAGTAtgtctttttattttatgtcaaaagacattatgccaaacaaatttatgccaatCAAAAGTTATGCCAGTCAAATTTATGCCCAAAAAATTTATGCCGAACAAAAttcggccaaataacgtacacccCATTGAGTGGCATATGCAcgttgggttggcggttcaatgcatagggcactcgtctaacaaaccagttgtcgtatgttcgagcctcgatctggaaggattcgtagtgtcagtaggatcgtagcaccagccatgcaatggttctgtacactcggaatcggctgcgaagtctgttgaaacagaaggtcaaattccactacaggaatgtaatgccaaggcttTTATCACCTTTCTTAGTTAATTATGCATTTCACACGTTCGGTTCCGTCACGAAATGATAGGTTTATTTCAgcgtaatatttttaattttttttaaatattcccaATCTTGAAGGGCAATTCACAATTTTAGGAAAACGACCATTGTTTCAAAACGCAAAAGCATTTTTCTTTGCTGTCGTTGAGCGGAAATTCAAATAAGAAATATCAGTTTGTTAggcaaatttttctaaaaaatgatCTTTTTTCAATGAAGATTCTTCAAGCATTAGTATGTTTTCCTGAGATTGTAAAAAGAACTTTACAGTTTAGTTCAGTTTACAGTTGAGATTTGGCCATGCAATCGGATATGAATATTAAGTTACTCTTATAGAAATAatttgcaataattttttttattttatgttcttTCTGCTATACATTCAATATAAAGTTAACTCATCGAGGGTTGTTGTTTTTAATCTACAGaatacaaaaatttttccaaaacgAAAAATATTCGCATTACATTTTTCATAACTTGCATCATCTAAACTTCGTTTTTTTCCATCTGATTTGCtttcgcaaaaatcaaatctaACATCTAGGCAACGATTAGGTTGTGTTTGGAACTTGTTTGTATTTTTGATTATAATCTTATTTGCTTCCCTATTTCTAATAGTAATTAAACATATACATTTTGCTTTTCTAATGGGAATAAACACAATTGTAGTAATTAACTAAGCACTTTCcttttttgaaatttacattttttgttttttttttgttgaagagCAGGTATTTgtgattttcctttttttcttctAACTGCTATTGGCTCTGGCAATGTACGTGTGATTGTTTTTCATTTCAGAAAATGTTCTTTTGTAGTATTGCATCGCCCCAGCACtattttcagttcagttttacgTTCTCTGAGCATTGAATGACTTATCTATCCTAAGTCTCGAAATAGGTGTATCGTTTTAACTCTGCGCTGCCAGTTTGCCTGTTTTCATTTCCGCGAATAAATATCTAAGTAATGAGTAGGCTTTATAGAGAAACGATAAAAGTCCAAATCAGTCTTACAAAATTtagtcaaaataaaaataaaacaaaaacgaaagtCGCTAAAGTAGTAGCATGAGCAACTTAGCCTTCAAACGAAATTATTCATACAATCTAGAGGTGCGTGTGCAATCTTAGTTCCTGATACTACGTTATAATTTACCTCTACATATCTAGACTTTATTTGCTTCGTTCACCTGATTTCGTAACATATTCTTGTCTATTCAGTCTTGGtttaatgaagaaaaaaaaatgaaaagagcAATCTAATCCTCTTGAAGgaggttttgattttttttttctactcaaATATGGCATTCATTACTAAACACATTATATCTCTAGTCTAGTTCATACACTAACGTCAAATCCACAACTACGTACCATACTAACAACACATTTAAAGTTGACGACTGTGTCCTAATGTTTGATTtgcatgtttctcttcgattctttttcattattttaattgaGGTATGGCCCGGCAACTTAACACTtagaattgtgaaaataattttgctcagaaaatgataaCGTAAAGAGgttattttaaatacattaaatacaGGCACTTGTTGGtgatatttcaacaaaaaattacTTAATCAATATCATAAAATACGGAAAAATGATTGATTCGACAAAACATACCGTTAGTAAATTTGAAAGCCCTACAATAATAGTACAGATGTGGCAGTTTGTTTATCtaacataattgaaaataccAGCTTTATAGAGATATTTACAatgatatattttcaatttcgttactaaacagaaaacaaaaatgaatctAGTACGGAATTTGATATGATTTCTACTCTCCGTTGTAAAAGATTATAGtacagaattaaaaaaaaatgaaaagtaacATAAAACATGTACGCATGCAAACGATTTAACTTACGCAAAATATATAAGGCAAAATAGAGTCCTCTGTagtaaaaaagtttttcaatatTGCACCTCGGTTCATTTAACTGGTTCATGAGTTCACTAATACAATAAACAACTGCGTTTGATGGATAGTGTGTGTGTCTTTGTTGTTCGCATTTAAACTGTTTAACATTCTTACAAATCAGTCTATTGTAGGTAGAGGGTAGATTGATTGGTCTCACCAAGGGTTGATTGCTGAAATTGTTCTCGTAATGAGATTCGCttttaaaaatagaatcacGCAGCTAGAAAGGATACATTAGTGCGATATATCCATTCGATTTGTTAATGAATTTAATAAATATGCAAATTTAATACAAAAATTATTGGTGGGATTGCTTTCAGGTTATTTTAAGGTAACTCATGTTGCGCGGCTTCATTTTTTGTGATGTAACTTAATTGGTAACATTCATAGTTTCTTACTTTTGAGCTTTCACATgtcttttcgttttattttttttaaataattgaatgaaaaataaaacaaacaaaaagaaactagtttgctattttttagaaaaagaaaatacacgTTTCACAGTATGCAGAAAGAATCTTCAAGGAAGATTTTCTCTGCCTTgatggtataaggaaacataatAGTACGAAGATATTCTCTTCTGCAGCTAGAGGAGAAAAAAACAATAGTTGGATTCCAATATGACACTTTTCGATTACTCCATAGGAGCATTGCTGTCGGCTGGGATTTCCCGCTTGATTGGGATGGGATTGTAGTCTTCTTTGATTTTACTTGGAGCGGGAACAATCACACCTGGCTGCTGTGGCGGTATTTGAGGGGGTAATGGAAGGTGGAGATGTTGGTGGCTAGGCATCGGTTGGGGTGAAATTGACTCTCGATCAGAATCTGGTCCTCGCCGTGTCATCGACAGATCTTCTACAATGTCATCACACTCACCACTGATATCTCGATGGTCTTCGTGTTCCATTGAATCGCGTTCCAATCGGTCGTAAGTTTCAGATCCATTGCTGCGATGATGGCGATCGCCTTCAGAAGATTCCCGACGTAGGTCACGATCGTCTGGAGATCCCATGGATACAGATCGCATGTACTTCATTAGAACATTAGGACTTGGCGAACGAGTGCCGTGATTGCCTGGCGATGTGTTAATACCGTTGACGGCAGCATGGGCAGCTGCTGCAATTGCCATCGCATGGAGAGCTTCTCGCCCAGCTGCCTGTTGTAGGAATGACGGGTCAAGCAATGCAGCTGCTGGGTGTGGAATCGTCGGTGGCAAATGATGTCCTGAATGCTCCATCTTAATCATTCTTGGCTTATCTTCGTCACCCAGCTGATGCTGAGATTGTGATTGCATCTGCTGTTCTCCGGGATGTCCCGTACCAAACATATGCGAGGCACCGCTTAGTCCATAAGGAAATGGTGCTGGACTGCCTCCGGAACTGGGACTACGTTTAATTGCTCGATTCATCGGTCGCCCGGTGGTAATACCCATCTTTTTCACCTTGTCGTAAAGGGTTCGCGAAGGAACGCCATATCTGCGAGCAGCCTGCAATGCACTCATTCCGTTACGTACACATTCGATTGCATTGTGAATATCCGTGCGAGTGTATTGCTTGTACCGCTTCCAttcaggtttttgttgttggtgGGGTACGTATGACGCAAGTCGGGCGTCGTCAGCGCTGTAGTTAAGCCGAGACTCCATTAACGCTTCATCGTCGTAGGATTTATCTGCATAAGGTGATAGCGGTTCTTTTATGTGCTGTTTAACAAAATCGAAACATTAGTATCAAGTTGGAATAAAATGGATATTATTGCGTAGCCTACCTTGTATCCTCCGCCGTTGGAGTGATGGGTACTGCTTGGATTCGAGGCATGATGGTGTCCGGTAGCAGCGCTAGTAGCAGAGGTTTCTGATTTCAATCCTGGAATAGGATGAAGTGATAACGGTGATGATGTCGATTGTGATGAATCAGCCGGGTTCGATTGAGCAAGAACGTTACGAAGAATCGGAGTATCGCGAAGCATAGTTGACATCGATTGGAGTTTTTTGCGCTTCAGTGGATTCATATCTGCACTAGAATCATACACTGAGCTGAGCATATTGTGAAGTTGGGGTTGGTGTAGGGTGACTGGAATCTGACCCGGAAGGGACCATCGGAGATTTTGCGAAGTGGGCTGGGACGAGGATGATGAAGCAGAAGGAGTTTGTCTTTGTTCGTCAAGCGGAGACTCATTGTGGTGGGAATATGTTGGGTGAGATGGAGAGTGGACGAAAGATGCTGAGCGCTCTCCATGTTCATGTTCTTCGTGGTGACGTTCCCGACTTCTGTCACGTTCGATAGCAGTAGGACTGGTGCGAGAATAAAGGCTAGTGTATGGTGATTTGTACGTATACGGCGGTGAGGAACTGCTTTGAGCAATTGAGATGTTCGTAGAGGTCGAGATGACTGGAGGTGATTGTTCATTATTGTTTGGTGGCTGCGGTTTGGTGCTGTAGTTGTTATTGCTTGGATACACCGAATCACGCTCCCGTTCAATTACCATCTTCTTAAATCGTCCGTGAATATCATCCATATCAAACAATCCCTTAACTTCCAGTTGTTTCGCGATTTCCATTATAGGTTCAATTTGAGCTTGAGTAACG comes from Malaya genurostris strain Urasoe2022 chromosome 3, Malgen_1.1, whole genome shotgun sequence and encodes:
- the LOC131437893 gene encoding broad-complex core protein isoforms 1/2/3/4/5 codes for the protein MGSSDAQTYCLRWNNHKSNLVEILDALSKMECYVDCTIYVDEQVQFKAHRVVLAANSPYFQSILQDVPMDHCSILFPGVQEFEMRAILEYMYTGEVNVTQAQIEPIMEIAKQLEVKGLFDMDDIHGRFKKMVIERERDSVYPSNNNYSTKPQPPNNNEQSPPVISTSTNISIAQSSSSPPYTYKSPYTSLYSRTSPTAIERDRSRERHHEEHEHGERSASFVHSPSHPTYSHHNESPLDEQRQTPSASSSSSQPTSQNLRWSLPGQIPVTLHQPQLHNMLSSVYDSSADMNPLKRKKLQSMSTMLRDTPILRNVLAQSNPADSSQSTSSPLSLHPIPGLKSETSATSAATGHHHASNPSSTHHSNGGGYKHIKEPLSPYADKSYDDEALMESRLNYSADDARLASYVPHQQQKPEWKRYKQYTRTDIHNAIECVRNGMSALQAARRYGVPSRTLYDKVKKMGITTGRPMNRAIKRSPSSGGSPAPFPYGLSGASHMFGTGHPGEQQMQSQSQHQLGDEDKPRMIKMEHSGHHLPPTIPHPAAALLDPSFLQQAAGREALHAMAIAAAAHAAVNGINTSPGNHGTRSPSPNVLMKYMRSVSMGSPDDRDLRRESSEGDRHHRSNGSETYDRLERDSMEHEDHRDISGECDDIVEDLSMTRRGPDSDRESISPQPMPSHQHLHLPLPPQIPPQQPGVIVPAPSKIKEDYNPIPIKREIPADSNAPME